The [Bacillus] selenitireducens MLS10 genome includes a region encoding these proteins:
- a CDS encoding NAD(P)H-dependent flavin oxidoreductase, whose amino-acid sequence MAMPTLKIAHMEPELPVIQGGMGVGISLNNLASAVSNAGGIGIISGTGISPEQLREEIRLARKKSEGNGYIGVNCLYAMTDFADTMKAALDEGVDFIISGAGISRDMYQWGKAHDTPVLSIVSSAKLAKMSQRLGAAAVVVEGHEAGGHLGTDRSVKDILPEVAEAVTIPVIAAGGVMSGEDIREMISLGASGVQMGTRFVATEECDAADAFKEQYVKAEETSMMMSVVGLPGRAIENPFTSQIADGGKVKIDRCVSCLKKCSHQYCIYDALLKAKDGDMERGLIFSGAGVAKIKEILKVSDVMERLQTEYEQATVMA is encoded by the coding sequence ATGGCTATGCCAACATTGAAAATTGCACACATGGAACCGGAATTGCCGGTGATTCAAGGGGGAATGGGTGTCGGGATCTCATTGAACAATCTCGCATCTGCGGTGAGTAATGCCGGGGGAATCGGCATTATTTCCGGAACGGGGATCTCACCCGAGCAACTTCGTGAGGAAATCCGCCTGGCAAGGAAGAAGTCTGAGGGGAATGGTTATATCGGTGTCAACTGCCTCTATGCCATGACTGACTTTGCCGATACAATGAAAGCGGCACTCGATGAAGGGGTCGACTTCATCATCTCAGGAGCGGGGATCTCCCGGGACATGTATCAGTGGGGCAAGGCACATGACACGCCTGTACTTTCCATTGTGTCTTCGGCGAAGCTCGCGAAAATGTCCCAGCGGCTCGGAGCGGCAGCGGTCGTCGTTGAAGGTCATGAAGCCGGGGGACATCTCGGGACAGACCGCTCTGTCAAAGACATCCTCCCGGAAGTGGCGGAGGCCGTGACGATTCCGGTCATTGCCGCAGGCGGTGTGATGAGCGGTGAAGACATCCGTGAGATGATCAGCCTCGGTGCGAGCGGTGTGCAGATGGGGACGCGGTTTGTGGCGACAGAAGAGTGTGACGCGGCAGATGCCTTTAAAGAGCAATATGTCAAAGCCGAAGAGACGTCAATGATGATGTCGGTCGTGGGTCTCCCCGGCAGGGCCATCGAGAACCCGTTCACGTCACAGATTGCCGATGGCGGCAAGGTGAAGATTGACCGCTGCGTGAGTTGTTTGAAAAAATGCTCCCACCAGTATTGCATTTACGATGCCCTCTTAAAAGCGAAGGATGGCGATATGGAACGGGGACTGATTTTCAGTGGAGCGGGTGTAGCGAAAATCAAAGAGATCCTTAAAGTGTCAGACGTCATGGAACGCCTCCAGACAGAATATGAAC
- a CDS encoding glycoside hydrolase family 16 protein, with protein sequence MRRTLFTILGLLIMTTACQTEEEETSLTPEEINFELEEDAGFRIDTVSMPSGDVLQGDDTSAEITGQWLDEPQTVWIGESLRDPLGNWIDFPAYEQRPEDGEDNAFTIQTPPAFDESPAVSGPYTHVLSIWDQDPSQDGAVRLMRAETNEALTYFNQRERFSDWPDTAGWYAADHAIGQTSFEPGQVSFDDGQNRLLIHKDSGIGGEIRTEERFSYGSYQIAMRVPDHPGTLTGFFFYETPDFHHEIDIEVMNNPSGEVWFTTYQGGQERHASKETYDFDPTDGVHIYRIDYFPDYVAFFINGEEHARFEDGYSHEPMQLMVNYWEPTWLRGARDMDQGTLYIESIMY encoded by the coding sequence ATGCGCCGAACGTTATTCACCATCCTTGGCCTACTGATTATGACGACAGCGTGTCAAACTGAAGAGGAGGAGACGTCACTGACCCCCGAAGAGATAAACTTCGAACTCGAAGAAGACGCAGGATTTCGCATCGATACAGTGTCAATGCCATCTGGCGATGTGCTCCAGGGTGATGACACATCAGCCGAGATCACCGGCCAATGGCTCGATGAACCGCAAACGGTCTGGATCGGCGAAAGCTTACGGGATCCTCTCGGTAACTGGATTGATTTCCCTGCGTATGAGCAGCGTCCCGAGGACGGTGAAGACAACGCCTTCACCATTCAGACCCCTCCTGCATTCGACGAATCTCCAGCGGTGAGCGGTCCATACACCCATGTGCTGTCCATTTGGGATCAGGATCCGTCTCAGGACGGTGCCGTCCGGCTGATGAGAGCCGAAACGAACGAAGCTCTCACGTACTTTAACCAGCGCGAGCGTTTCAGCGACTGGCCGGACACAGCAGGCTGGTACGCCGCGGATCACGCCATTGGCCAGACGTCCTTTGAACCGGGACAGGTCAGCTTTGATGACGGACAAAACCGTCTATTGATTCATAAAGACAGCGGGATTGGCGGTGAAATCCGCACGGAAGAGCGGTTCAGCTACGGCTCCTATCAGATTGCCATGCGCGTGCCGGATCACCCCGGGACACTGACCGGCTTTTTCTTCTATGAGACGCCGGACTTTCACCACGAAATTGACATCGAGGTGATGAACAATCCGTCAGGAGAAGTCTGGTTCACCACCTATCAGGGCGGACAGGAACGGCACGCCTCGAAAGAGACGTATGATTTCGACCCGACGGACGGCGTTCATATCTACCGCATCGACTATTTCCCGGACTATGTGGCATTCTTTATTAATGGCGAAGAACATGCGCGCTTTGAAGACGGCTACAGCCATGAACCGATGCAGCTGATGGTGAACTACTGGGAGCCGACCTGGCTTAGAGGTGCACGTGACATGGATCAGGGAACACTGTATATTGAATCCATTATGTATTAA
- a CDS encoding aldo/keto reductase, with amino-acid sequence MKTRSFGREPQPVSEIGLGAWQLGNRWGSEVMSEEEGIAIVEEALNRGCTFFDTAPNYALGNSERILGKALKGKRDRVVIMSKFGHHDDGEIDFDAKRIRESAKKSLERLQTDYLDALLLHNPPKEIVRQDDPHFLELEAMKQEGIIKRYGVSVDTEDEMKNVMNNTDSEVMEVMYNIFHQGPANAFKEAEDKGIDLVIKVPLDSGWLSGKYSPESTFEDIRSRWTPEIRERRAEMLREVKQIVPDDRSLIEHAMQFILARKEVTTVIPGAKTLDQLRTNLSSGEEAMDPGVREKLVAMWEQSLKDHGLPW; translated from the coding sequence ATGAAAACCAGATCATTTGGCCGTGAGCCACAACCTGTATCGGAGATTGGACTCGGTGCCTGGCAGCTGGGAAACCGCTGGGGCAGCGAGGTCATGTCAGAAGAAGAGGGCATTGCGATCGTGGAAGAAGCCCTGAACAGGGGCTGTACGTTCTTTGACACCGCTCCGAACTATGCCCTTGGAAACAGTGAACGTATTCTCGGCAAGGCATTGAAGGGAAAAAGGGACCGCGTCGTGATCATGAGTAAGTTCGGTCATCATGATGACGGGGAGATCGATTTTGATGCGAAACGTATCCGTGAATCCGCCAAAAAGAGCCTGGAGCGGCTTCAGACAGATTATCTCGATGCGCTGCTTCTTCACAATCCGCCAAAGGAGATCGTCAGACAGGATGATCCGCATTTTCTGGAACTTGAGGCCATGAAACAGGAAGGCATCATCAAACGGTACGGGGTGTCCGTGGATACCGAGGACGAAATGAAGAACGTTATGAACAACACGGACAGCGAAGTGATGGAAGTGATGTACAACATCTTTCACCAGGGCCCTGCCAATGCCTTTAAAGAGGCGGAGGACAAAGGCATCGACCTCGTGATCAAGGTACCGCTTGATTCCGGCTGGCTGTCAGGGAAATACTCGCCTGAAAGCACATTTGAAGACATCCGCAGCCGATGGACGCCGGAGATTCGAGAGCGCCGGGCTGAGATGCTGAGGGAAGTGAAGCAGATCGTCCCTGATGACCGGTCTCTGATTGAACACGCCATGCAGTTCATTCTGGCAAGAAAAGAAGTGACAACGGTGATCCCGGGTGCGAAAACCCTCGATCAGCTGAGAACCAATCTTTCCTCCGGAGAAGAAGCGATGGATCCGGGTGTAAGGGAGAAGCTCGTTGCCATGTGGGAACAGTCCCTGAAGGATCATGGACTGCCATGGTAA
- a CDS encoding Cof-type HAD-IIB family hydrolase, which produces MKIRAVFLDMDGTLLNPDNRISGRNKDAVLQLVNQGVKVFLATGRQFEITRPYHRQLGLTTPMICLNGAAVCDSFSAFPVYTKNVHIKREAFHNIAEEPQCNAIIHTTDGTFVKRPSAETRRWEQESGKKTRYMTNLRQLPPLPVLKYSIQCAHPYEQAAARFQDQASVIQWENGFELVAPDTSKWAAAKNLIRAYGIRKDEVLAIGDGPNDIELLQYAGTGVAMGNASDSVKAAADFVTMGHEKDGVADYIERFLIKSSVM; this is translated from the coding sequence ATGAAAATCAGAGCGGTATTTCTCGACATGGATGGGACACTGTTAAACCCCGATAACCGGATTTCAGGACGGAACAAGGACGCCGTGCTTCAGCTCGTCAACCAGGGCGTGAAGGTCTTTCTCGCCACAGGCAGACAGTTTGAGATTACGAGACCGTACCACCGGCAACTTGGCCTCACGACACCGATGATCTGCCTGAACGGTGCGGCGGTCTGCGACAGTTTCTCCGCCTTCCCTGTTTATACGAAGAACGTACACATCAAGAGAGAAGCTTTTCACAACATTGCCGAAGAACCGCAGTGCAACGCCATTATTCACACAACAGACGGGACTTTCGTCAAACGCCCTTCGGCAGAAACCCGGCGCTGGGAACAGGAATCCGGCAAAAAGACGAGATACATGACGAACCTGAGGCAGCTGCCGCCTTTACCCGTTTTGAAATACAGCATCCAGTGTGCGCATCCATATGAACAGGCTGCCGCGCGATTTCAGGATCAGGCGTCGGTCATACAGTGGGAGAACGGCTTCGAACTTGTGGCGCCTGATACATCAAAATGGGCAGCTGCGAAGAATCTCATTCGCGCCTACGGCATACGCAAAGATGAAGTACTGGCCATTGGTGACGGTCCGAACGATATCGAACTTCTTCAATATGCCGGCACCGGCGTAGCAATGGGCAATGCTTCTGACAGCGTAAAAGCTGCGGCGGATTTTGTCACGATGGGACATGAGAAAGATGGTGTCGCCGACTATATCGAACGCTTTC